A window of the Patescibacteria group bacterium genome harbors these coding sequences:
- the metG gene encoding methionine--tRNA ligase subunit beta, which yields MPYIPLNDFEKLDLRVAKIIAAEKLENTDNLLRLELDLGNKEWRQIVSGIAKDYSPEELVGKEIILVANLESKTIKGIESQGMLLAVEDKDKGIVLLVPDKGVEPGLKIS from the coding sequence ATGCCTTATATACCATTGAATGATTTTGAAAAATTAGACCTTCGGGTGGCAAAGATTATTGCCGCAGAAAAACTGGAAAATACCGATAATCTGCTCCGGTTAGAGCTGGATTTAGGCAATAAGGAATGGCGCCAGATCGTCTCTGGAATTGCTAAGGATTATTCGCCCGAAGAACTGGTTGGCAAGGAAATTATCTTGGTTGCCAATCTTGAATCAAAAACAATCAAGGGAATTGAATCCCAAGGCATGCTTTTGGCAGTAGAAGATAAAGATAAGGGGATTGTTTTGCTTGTCCCAGACAAAGGAGTTGAGCCTGGGTTGAAAATCAGCTAA
- a CDS encoding YbaK/EbsC family protein, with protein sequence MVNPQKQYVKLIKLLDDNSVEYKLFEHRVALTYEDLAVVQKETGFFGTEGKCMVLKTDNDFIVYITLQGKRINMDVVKKVLDVSKIRLAIPEELKETFGTEPGCAYPFGFDEDIKIFIDPDIYKQEWFLFSPVLPTRTVQVRGVDLKKVFDNLKNSVQEVTDWNQ encoded by the coding sequence ATGGTTAATCCGCAGAAACAATATGTAAAATTGATAAAGTTGCTTGATGACAACAGTGTTGAGTATAAGCTTTTTGAACACCGAGTAGCCTTAACTTATGAAGATCTGGCCGTGGTTCAAAAAGAGACCGGATTCTTTGGCACCGAGGGGAAATGCATGGTCTTAAAAACAGACAATGATTTTATTGTTTATATAACTCTGCAGGGCAAGAGAATAAATATGGATGTCGTTAAAAAAGTTCTAGATGTTTCTAAAATAAGATTAGCCATCCCAGAAGAATTAAAAGAAACTTTCGGTACAGAACCCGGCTGTGCTTATCCATTTGGGTTTGACGAAGACATTAAAATTTTCATCGATCCTGATATCTACAAACAAGAGTGGTTTTTATTTAGTCCGGTTTTGCCGACAAGAACAGTTCAAGTAAGGGGTGTTGATTTAAAAAAAGTCTTTGATAACTTAAAAAATTCTGTACAAGAAGTAACAGATTGGAACCAATAA
- a CDS encoding class I tRNA ligase family protein: protein MGKPDLSQPKKTVNQNLSRIEEEILTFWEKERIFVKLQNSKRKKKFIFYEGPPTANAGPGFHHVIARVFKDVICRYRELKGDLVLRKAGWDTHGLPVELQVEKQIGTKTKSDIENFGVAKFNQLCQKSVWEFKQLWDKFTKRIGYWLDLDNPYITYDPKYIETCWWILKKIWQKNLLDQDYKVVPYCARCGTALASHEVALGYQDVEEMSVYLKFRVQNLDVGRLTAGIRNPVFLLAWTTTPWTLPGNVALAVHPELDYVFVKTETGEVYILAKNRLSVLEAGSKVLKGVKGKDLVGLRYEPMFNYLVKANPKNIENAFKVYPAEFATDEDGTGIVHTAVMYGEDDFNLGKEFNLPFIHTVESDGRFSNLVSDWSGIWVKQADPLIREKLKQENKLFKEEKITHTYPFCWRCQTPLLYYARDSWFIKTSEIKDRLIANNDKIHWEPEYLKQGRFGEWLRENKDWALSRERYWGTPLPIWVCESNPEHLFVAGSLKDLTDQAILKNNYWLMRHGQAESNQKNIHIDFSADKKEPAHLTKLGRGGVERAAEKFSGQNFDLIFASDLTRIKETIAILKKFFPQTKVIYDKRLREINAGFLNGQDYDKFYGFYGGKDWFKKKPENGESFEEVYQRAGEAFLELEKKYSGKNILVVAHGAVLKMLNAWLANLEPKSEALKEFSLAEFRQFNSSALPKNEQGETDLHRPYVDEICLRCRDCNGKMSRVKEVIDVWFDSGAMPLAQFHFPFDQIKPNQDPNKVNYRSLIKKNYPYPADYISEAIDQTRGWFYTLLAISTLLDLGPSYLNVVSIAHVLDAQGEKMSKSKGNTVDPWEMFDRYGADALRWYFYTVNSPGEYKKFSEQGLKISAQELMIVLNVLRFFEFYAPENLKPNLKPQDFLDEWILEKLALLAKQVDRYLSEYRIFEAARSVQGFIDDLSRWYLRRSRKKFQKPDSEKDLIQTSEFFGSLLLEFAKILAPFTPFLADYLWQRVSARFQGVYSLSVHLDLWPKIKQMASSKSLIEEMAQVRKIAEQGLALRAKAGIKVRQPLSALEILKTKISEEGKSILMEELNVKEVKNVEVFSSGIVSEENVGLNTQITEELKQEGWQRELLRLIQEARQQAGLMPQDQISLYLDLPPELGFIKDNVSKFQQEVGAVKLEFSRQPTDFEKQAEIESNQVWIGIKK, encoded by the coding sequence ATGGGAAAACCAGATTTATCTCAACCTAAGAAAACCGTTAATCAAAACCTGTCCCGGATTGAAGAAGAAATTTTAACATTCTGGGAAAAGGAAAGGATTTTTGTCAAACTCCAGAACTCAAAAAGAAAGAAAAAATTCATTTTTTATGAAGGTCCGCCCACTGCTAATGCCGGACCCGGGTTTCATCATGTGATTGCTCGGGTTTTTAAGGATGTTATCTGCCGCTACCGGGAATTAAAAGGCGATTTGGTTTTAAGAAAAGCCGGCTGGGATACTCATGGCTTGCCGGTAGAGCTGCAAGTGGAAAAGCAGATTGGCACCAAAACAAAATCCGACATAGAGAATTTTGGCGTGGCTAAGTTTAATCAGCTTTGCCAGAAATCAGTTTGGGAGTTTAAACAGCTTTGGGATAAATTCACTAAAAGAATTGGTTATTGGCTTGACTTAGACAATCCTTATATCACTTATGACCCAAAATATATAGAAACTTGCTGGTGGATTTTAAAAAAGATCTGGCAAAAAAACTTGCTTGATCAAGATTATAAAGTGGTTCCTTATTGCGCTCGCTGCGGCACCGCCTTGGCTTCGCATGAAGTGGCTTTAGGATATCAAGATGTTGAAGAAATGTCTGTCTATCTGAAGTTTAGAGTTCAGAATTTGGATGTCGGACGTTTGACAGCTGGTATCCGAAATCCAGTTTTTCTTTTAGCCTGGACAACAACCCCATGGACTTTGCCGGGTAACGTGGCTTTAGCAGTGCATCCGGAGCTGGATTATGTTTTTGTTAAAACCGAAACCGGCGAGGTTTATATTTTAGCCAAGAATCGTCTTAGTGTTTTGGAAGCGGGGAGTAAAGTTTTAAAAGGGGTCAAAGGAAAGGATCTAGTTGGTTTGCGCTATGAGCCGATGTTTAATTATCTTGTTAAGGCAAATCCGAAAAACATTGAAAATGCCTTTAAAGTTTACCCAGCAGAGTTTGCTACTGATGAAGACGGCACCGGCATTGTCCACACCGCAGTGATGTACGGTGAAGATGATTTTAATCTGGGCAAAGAATTTAATCTGCCATTTATTCATACGGTTGAATCAGACGGCAGATTCTCCAATTTGGTTTCTGATTGGTCTGGCATCTGGGTTAAACAAGCCGATCCATTGATTCGGGAAAAATTGAAGCAGGAAAACAAGCTTTTTAAAGAAGAAAAAATCACTCATACTTATCCATTTTGCTGGCGTTGTCAGACACCATTGCTTTATTACGCTCGGGATTCTTGGTTTATTAAGACAAGCGAGATAAAAGACCGGTTGATTGCTAACAACGACAAAATTCATTGGGAACCAGAGTATTTAAAGCAGGGCCGGTTTGGCGAGTGGTTAAGGGAAAATAAGGATTGGGCTTTATCCAGGGAGCGATACTGGGGCACGCCTTTGCCAATCTGGGTTTGTGAAAGCAATCCCGAACATCTTTTTGTTGCCGGTTCGTTAAAAGATTTAACCGATCAGGCAATTTTAAAAAACAATTACTGGCTAATGCGTCATGGCCAAGCAGAGTCAAATCAAAAAAATATTCATATTGATTTTTCTGCTGATAAAAAAGAACCAGCCCATCTGACAAAATTGGGCAGGGGAGGGGTTGAAAGGGCGGCAGAGAAATTCTCGGGCCAGAATTTTGATTTAATCTTTGCTTCTGATTTAACCCGGATAAAAGAAACAATAGCGATTCTTAAAAAATTCTTTCCCCAAACAAAGGTAATCTATGACAAACGTTTAAGAGAAATAAATGCCGGGTTTTTGAACGGCCAGGATTATGATAAGTTTTATGGCTTTTATGGCGGCAAAGACTGGTTTAAGAAAAAACCGGAAAACGGCGAAAGCTTTGAAGAAGTTTATCAGCGGGCCGGAGAAGCTTTTCTGGAGCTGGAAAAAAAATACTCCGGCAAAAATATCTTAGTCGTGGCTCATGGCGCGGTTTTAAAGATGCTCAACGCTTGGTTGGCTAATCTTGAACCCAAGTCAGAAGCTTTAAAAGAATTTAGCTTAGCTGAATTCAGGCAATTTAATTCTTCAGCTTTACCAAAAAACGAGCAGGGCGAGACAGATCTGCATCGGCCTTATGTTGATGAGATTTGTTTAAGGTGTCGAGACTGTAACGGAAAAATGTCCCGGGTTAAAGAGGTGATTGATGTTTGGTTTGATTCCGGAGCAATGCCTTTGGCCCAGTTCCATTTTCCTTTTGACCAGATTAAGCCGAACCAGGATCCGAATAAAGTGAATTACCGCTCTCTAATTAAAAAAAATTATCCTTATCCAGCTGATTATATTTCCGAGGCAATTGATCAGACTCGGGGCTGGTTTTACACTTTGTTAGCAATCTCAACCCTGTTAGATCTGGGGCCGTCTTATCTGAATGTGGTTTCAATTGCCCATGTTCTTGATGCTCAAGGCGAAAAGATGTCCAAATCAAAAGGCAATACGGTTGATCCCTGGGAGATGTTTGACAGATACGGCGCTGATGCTTTGCGCTGGTACTTTTATACGGTTAACTCTCCGGGTGAGTACAAAAAGTTTTCTGAACAGGGTTTAAAAATCTCGGCCCAAGAACTGATGATAGTTCTGAATGTCTTAAGATTTTTCGAGTTTTACGCCCCAGAGAATCTTAAGCCAAATTTAAAGCCGCAGGATTTTTTGGACGAGTGGATTTTAGAAAAATTGGCTTTGCTTGCTAAACAGGTTGACCGGTATCTGTCTGAATATAGAATCTTTGAGGCCGCTCGTTCGGTTCAGGGTTTTATTGACGATCTGTCCCGCTGGTATCTGCGCCGGTCAAGAAAAAAATTCCAAAAACCGGATTCGGAAAAAGATTTAATCCAAACATCCGAGTTTTTTGGCTCATTGCTTTTGGAGTTTGCCAAAATTTTAGCGCCGTTCACTCCGTTTTTGGCTGATTATCTCTGGCAAAGAGTTAGCGCCAGATTCCAAGGAGTTTATTCTTTAAGCGTTCATTTGGACCTTTGGCCAAAAATAAAGCAAATGGCAAGTAGCAAATCGCTAATTGAGGAAATGGCGCAGGTAAGAAAAATTGCTGAGCAAGGATTAGCTTTACGCGCCAAAGCCGGAATTAAAGTTAGGCAGCCATTATCAGCTCTTGAAATTTTGAAAACGAAAATCTCTGAAGAGGGAAAAAGCATTTTAATGGAGGAGTTAAATGTTAAAGAAGTAAAAAATGTTGAAGTTTTTTCATCAGGGATTGTTTCTGAAGAAAATGTTGGTTTGAACACGCAGATAACTGAAGAATTGAAACAGGAGGGTTGGCAAAGGGAGTTGTTGCGTTTGATTCAAGAAGCCCGCCAGCAAGCTGGCCTGATGCCTCAAGACCAAATCAGTCTTTATCTGGATCTGCCACCAGAGCTTGGTTTTATTAAAGACAATGTTAGTAAATTCCAGCAGGAAGTTGGCGCAGTTAAATTAGAGTTTTCTCGCCAACCAACTGATTTTGAAAAACAGGCTGAGATTGAAAGCAATCAGGTTTGGATCGGAATCAAGAAATAA
- the argS gene encoding arginine--tRNA ligase, protein MLASEFLKSELEKLVKKNLPEAKLGDFSVSVSERPEFGDYTTNLAFVLAKQTKQSPFLVAEDTKKDLANLDKYFSKIEVKNGYINFFLSPDFLLKILETSPEKLLKAKKKKRVIIDYSSPNIGKQLSIAHIRSTIIGDALARIYGFLGWQVISDNHLGDWGMLAGRLIAAYKKYSKTSLAKLTIEQMNQLYVKFTGSEKDNPELTESAKQETVKLQNQDKENLAIWKALLKNSIKEFEKHYQLLGIRKFDYYHGESFYQKIAEKLVNDFQKKGWAESSQGAVIIDLADKSLPALMIQKSDQAFLYATNDLATIIYREKQFKPDLVLYVVANEQALYFEQLFTAVKKFNLAPKTKLVHVKFGMLLGQDKKKLSTRSGRSILLEEVLGQAISRAKKIAKHKNPELSEKRLNKIARIVGINAAKYNDLCQNRNTDIVFDWDKMLSLEGNSGPYLQYTYVRLSNILRRARFRKIKLAKKDLTLFSEDETAILRKLVQFPEAVKQSAEEYLPNLIASYVFELANLANSFYEKYPVLKAERKLRKARLILVFKVAETIKTCLSLFGIEVLDRI, encoded by the coding sequence ATGTTAGCTTCCGAATTTTTAAAATCTGAATTAGAAAAACTGGTTAAAAAAAACTTGCCTGAAGCAAAGTTGGGGGATTTTTCTGTGTCTGTTTCGGAGCGGCCGGAGTTTGGCGACTATACTACGAATTTAGCTTTTGTTTTGGCTAAACAAACAAAACAATCGCCGTTTTTGGTTGCAGAGGATACCAAGAAAGATTTAGCCAATTTGGATAAATATTTTTCTAAAATAGAAGTAAAAAACGGCTATATTAATTTTTTCTTAAGCCCTGATTTTCTTCTTAAAATCTTAGAAACAAGCCCGGAAAAGTTATTAAAAGCCAAAAAGAAAAAAAGGGTCATTATTGATTATTCCAGTCCCAATATTGGTAAACAGCTTTCCATTGCCCATATTCGGTCAACGATTATCGGCGACGCTTTGGCCAGGATCTATGGATTTTTGGGCTGGCAGGTAATCTCTGACAATCATTTAGGCGACTGGGGCATGCTGGCCGGCAGACTAATTGCTGCTTACAAAAAATATTCAAAAACTTCTTTAGCAAAACTGACAATTGAACAGATGAATCAGCTTTATGTTAAGTTCACCGGTTCAGAAAAAGACAATCCCGAGTTGACCGAATCGGCTAAGCAAGAGACTGTTAAGCTTCAAAATCAAGACAAAGAAAATTTAGCCATCTGGAAAGCGCTTTTAAAAAATAGCATTAAAGAGTTTGAAAAACATTATCAGCTTTTAGGAATTCGGAAGTTTGATTATTACCACGGCGAGAGCTTTTATCAGAAGATTGCGGAAAAACTGGTTAATGATTTTCAAAAAAAAGGTTGGGCTGAATCAAGCCAGGGTGCAGTGATCATTGATTTAGCGGATAAGAGTCTGCCAGCGCTGATGATTCAGAAATCAGACCAAGCGTTTTTATACGCGACCAACGATCTGGCAACAATTATTTATCGGGAAAAACAGTTTAAGCCGGATTTAGTTTTATACGTGGTGGCTAATGAACAGGCGCTTTATTTTGAGCAGCTTTTTACTGCAGTAAAAAAGTTTAATCTGGCGCCAAAAACCAAGTTGGTTCATGTTAAGTTTGGCATGCTGTTGGGCCAAGATAAAAAAAAGCTTTCGACTCGAAGCGGCCGGTCAATTCTTTTAGAAGAAGTTCTTGGTCAGGCAATCTCTCGGGCAAAAAAAATCGCCAAGCATAAAAATCCTGAACTGTCGGAAAAAAGATTAAATAAAATCGCCCGAATCGTCGGGATTAATGCGGCCAAATATAATGATCTCTGTCAGAACCGGAACACCGATATTGTTTTTGATTGGGACAAAATGCTCTCTCTTGAAGGCAACAGCGGGCCTTACCTCCAGTATACTTATGTCCGGCTTTCAAATATTTTAAGAAGAGCCCGGTTCAGAAAAATAAAACTGGCGAAAAAAGACTTAACTCTTTTTTCCGAAGACGAAACAGCAATCTTAAGAAAACTGGTTCAGTTTCCTGAAGCGGTTAAGCAATCAGCTGAAGAGTATCTGCCCAACCTGATTGCCAGCTATGTTTTTGAGTTAGCTAATCTGGCGAATTCTTTTTACGAGAAATATCCGGTTTTGAAAGCAGAAAGAAAGTTAAGAAAAGCCAGGCTAATCTTGGTTTTTAAAGTTGCCGAAACGATCAAAACTTGCTTATCTTTATTTGGCATCGAGGTTTTGGACAGGATATGA
- a CDS encoding YgjV family protein yields MTSLKEVIGNFWPTQILGVIALLFVGFALQSKERKQILRRQSLGSFIFAVHYWLLSAYTGAIMSLVVAFRNLVFDKKSEKQWARNRFWLYSFMAFSVMTLLFSWRGPESVFPVLGVIIGTSAVWQTKPVNIRFYMLLAALAWIPYTLIVHSYSGFFAQILGIGFIVFGVWRFDTRKEAKTKEPLSFL; encoded by the coding sequence TTGACGAGTTTAAAAGAGGTTATTGGCAATTTTTGGCCAACACAGATTTTGGGCGTTATCGCCCTTCTTTTTGTTGGATTTGCGCTTCAAAGTAAAGAACGCAAACAGATATTGCGGCGCCAAAGCCTTGGATCTTTTATTTTTGCGGTTCACTATTGGCTGCTTTCAGCTTATACCGGCGCGATTATGAGTTTGGTTGTCGCGTTTAGGAATCTAGTTTTTGATAAAAAATCTGAAAAGCAGTGGGCCAGGAATCGTTTTTGGCTGTATTCTTTTATGGCTTTTTCGGTTATGACGCTGTTGTTTTCGTGGCGCGGCCCAGAAAGCGTTTTTCCTGTATTAGGCGTGATTATTGGTACATCTGCGGTTTGGCAAACCAAGCCGGTCAATATTCGGTTTTATATGTTGCTTGCTGCCTTAGCCTGGATTCCATACACACTTATTGTTCATTCTTATTCGGGCTTTTTTGCCCAGATTTTGGGAATCGGTTTTATTGTTTTTGGCGTCTGGCGTTTTGATACAAGAAAAGAAGCCAAGACTAAAGAGCCCTTGTCGTTTTTGTGA
- the smpB gene encoding SsrA-binding protein SmpB, with amino-acid sequence MSVFAENKKAFFDYEILDKFESGIVLFGFEVKAARAGRADLTESYIKIRSDNRAVLINAKIYPLQPLNVYQDYKINRTRQLLLAKKEIKNLLGKIQEKRLTAVPLKLYNKKNLIKLEFGLAKSKRRFEKREQLRKKAVEREIERTLTSKP; translated from the coding sequence ATGTCAGTGTTTGCAGAAAACAAAAAAGCATTTTTTGATTATGAGATTCTGGATAAGTTTGAATCCGGCATTGTTTTGTTTGGTTTTGAGGTCAAAGCCGCTAGGGCCGGCCGGGCAGACTTAACTGAAAGTTATATAAAAATTAGGTCTGACAATAGAGCGGTTTTAATCAATGCCAAGATTTATCCGCTCCAGCCTTTAAATGTTTATCAGGATTACAAAATTAATCGGACCAGACAACTACTTTTGGCTAAAAAAGAAATTAAAAATCTTTTAGGCAAGATTCAGGAAAAGAGATTGACAGCAGTGCCATTAAAATTGTATAATAAGAAGAATCTGATTAAGCTGGAGTTCGGTTTAGCCAAAAGCAAACGCCGGTTTGAAAAGCGCGAGCAGTTAAGGAAAAAAGCAGTTGAGCGGGAGATTGAAAGAACCTTAACAAGCAAACCCTAA
- the infC gene encoding translation initiation factor IF-3: MVKRFRKPPRKPQPKAITNELIKSPKVRLIGETGENLGIVQTEKAIALAKEKGLSLIQVAETPKETIAKIADLGKYLYQQQKSEKKQREKQRKDASKTVRLKLATQAHDLETKAKQVKKFLDQGYRVQIEIFLRGRERSRRTEAEKKLKEFIQSLEIQTKTIQQGQGPRGPQAVLIKI, encoded by the coding sequence TTGGTAAAAAGATTCAGAAAGCCACCGAGAAAACCCCAGCCAAAAGCAATTACTAACGAGCTAATTAAATCCCCAAAAGTAAGGCTAATTGGCGAAACCGGAGAAAATCTAGGCATTGTTCAAACTGAAAAAGCAATTGCTCTGGCAAAAGAAAAAGGGTTAAGCCTAATCCAGGTTGCCGAAACTCCGAAAGAAACGATTGCCAAGATCGCTGATCTGGGAAAATATTTATACCAGCAGCAGAAATCAGAAAAAAAACAAAGGGAAAAACAAAGAAAAGACGCTTCTAAAACCGTCAGATTAAAATTGGCGACCCAGGCCCATGATTTGGAAACTAAAGCCAAACAGGTGAAAAAATTTTTAGATCAAGGCTACCGGGTTCAGATTGAGATTTTTCTAAGGGGCAGAGAACGAAGCAGGAGAACAGAGGCAGAAAAAAAATTAAAAGAATTTATCCAATCTCTTGAAATTCAAACCAAGACCATTCAACAAGGACAGGGTCCGCGCGGTCCCCAAGCAGTTCTAATCAAAATATAA
- the rplT gene encoding 50S ribosomal protein L20 — MTRVKRGKVATKKRKKLLKYTRGFYSGRKSKERAAREALLHAWTHAYQDRKKKKRVNRRIWQVKLNAAVKELGLTYSKFINLLKKQQIEIDRKVLAEIAETQPEVFKKIIDQLEG; from the coding sequence ATGACCAGAGTTAAACGGGGCAAAGTCGCCACGAAAAAACGGAAAAAACTTCTAAAATACACTAGGGGCTTTTATTCGGGCAGAAAATCAAAAGAGCGGGCGGCCCGCGAAGCCCTGCTTCATGCCTGGACCCATGCTTATCAGGACAGAAAAAAGAAAAAGCGAGTTAATCGCCGAATCTGGCAGGTCAAACTCAATGCCGCAGTCAAAGAACTGGGTTTAACTTATTCAAAATTCATTAATTTGTTAAAAAAACAGCAGATAGAAATTGACAGAAAGGTCTTGGCTGAAATTGCTGAAACCCAGCCAGAAGTTTTCAAAAAAATCATTGACCAACTAGAGGGTTAA
- a CDS encoding HD domain-containing protein, translating into MGKTLKIPSEIISLAEKLNQAGFSVYLVGGCVRDLLLKREPKDWDIATNALPAQIQKIFPDSVYENQFGTVGIKTKSGNFSLKIIEITTFRIEGKYSDKRHPDKIKFSQTIEQDLARRDFTINAIALNLAELKELEIGNSLAAPDFAQREKLEINLVDPYNGQEDLKNKIIKAVGDPNQRFQEDALRLIRAVRFAVEIGFTIEKQTEQAIKKNAGLLKIIAKERIRDELVKILMIREAKTGIELLEKMNLLESIMPELRQGIGISQNLHHIYSVWEHNLLSLDYAAKKDFSLELRLAALLHDVGKPKTKRGQGKYATFHGHEAVGAKMAKIILTRLCFPKELINKVVHLVRYHLFYYNVGEVTEAGVRRFISRVGIENIDDLIKLRQADRIGSGVPKAVPYKLRHLLFMIEKVRRDPVSAKMLKIDGNQIIEILKIPPGPKIGWILAILLDEAMEDPKKNTGNYLEERVKQLGELTDKELEKMAQSARERKEEFESGVEAKMKSKFYVK; encoded by the coding sequence ATGGGAAAAACATTAAAAATTCCATCAGAAATAATCAGTCTTGCAGAGAAGCTGAATCAAGCCGGTTTTTCTGTTTACTTAGTTGGTGGTTGCGTTCGGGATTTGCTTTTAAAACGCGAACCGAAAGATTGGGATATTGCCACCAACGCTTTGCCAGCGCAGATTCAGAAAATCTTTCCTGATAGCGTTTATGAAAATCAGTTTGGTACGGTTGGAATTAAGACTAAATCAGGGAACTTTTCTTTGAAAATAATTGAGATTACTACTTTTCGGATTGAAGGTAAATATTCTGATAAGCGCCATCCGGATAAGATAAAGTTTAGTCAGACAATTGAACAGGACCTGGCCCGGCGCGACTTTACTATCAACGCGATTGCGTTAAACCTTGCCGAGCTTAAGGAATTAGAAATTGGAAATTCTCTGGCTGCGCCAGATTTCGCGCAGCGAGAGAAATTGGAAATTAATCTTGTTGATCCATATAATGGTCAAGAAGATTTGAAAAATAAAATTATCAAGGCGGTTGGCGACCCCAATCAAAGATTTCAAGAAGACGCTTTGCGCTTAATTCGGGCAGTCAGGTTTGCGGTTGAGATAGGTTTTACAATTGAAAAGCAAACTGAACAGGCAATCAAAAAAAATGCCGGATTGTTAAAAATAATTGCCAAAGAAAGAATCCGGGACGAACTGGTCAAGATTTTAATGATTAGAGAGGCTAAAACCGGAATTGAGCTTTTAGAAAAAATGAATTTGCTTGAATCAATTATGCCTGAACTGCGCCAAGGCATTGGCATAAGCCAGAATCTTCATCATATTTATTCGGTTTGGGAGCATAATCTTTTATCTTTAGATTATGCGGCGAAAAAAGATTTTTCTTTAGAGCTAAGATTAGCGGCTTTGCTGCATGATGTTGGCAAACCGAAAACAAAAAGGGGTCAGGGTAAATACGCGACTTTTCATGGCCATGAAGCGGTTGGGGCAAAAATGGCAAAGATAATTTTAACTAGATTGTGTTTTCCCAAAGAATTGATTAACAAAGTCGTCCACCTGGTTCGTTATCATCTGTTTTATTATAATGTCGGTGAAGTAACTGAAGCCGGAGTGAGAAGATTTATCAGCCGGGTTGGGATTGAAAATATTGATGATTTGATTAAACTTAGGCAAGCAGACCGGATTGGTTCAGGCGTACCCAAAGCAGTGCCATACAAGCTCCGGCACCTGCTGTTTATGATTGAGAAAGTCAGGCGCGATCCGGTTTCAGCCAAGATGTTGAAAATTGACGGCAACCAGATAATTGAGATTTTAAAAATTCCGCCCGGGCCCAAAATCGGCTGGATCTTGGCTATTTTACTTGATGAAGCAATGGAAGACCCGAAAAAAAATACTGGAAATTATCTTGAAGAAAGAGTAAAACAATTAGGAGAGTTAACCGATAAAGAGCTGGAGAAAATGGCTCAATCAGCTCGGGAACGGAAAGAAGAGTTTGAATCAGGCGTAGAAGCAAAAATGAAATCTAAATTTTATGTAAAATAG
- a CDS encoding Hsp20/alpha crystallin family protein: MFGKRKKQTNQDTALEPQEENNFLTDSDSIGELTIDVYQTPDEIVIESPIAGVKSDDIDVHIENDMITIRGKREKQEKIEEKDYFYQECYWGSFSRTVALPTNEVDIDKAQADMEDGVLKIRIPKIERKKSKKLKIASKEE; encoded by the coding sequence ATGTTTGGTAAGCGCAAAAAACAAACAAATCAAGATACTGCTTTAGAACCGCAAGAAGAAAATAATTTTTTAACTGATTCGGATTCAATTGGCGAATTGACAATAGATGTTTATCAGACTCCGGATGAAATTGTGATTGAATCGCCGATTGCCGGGGTTAAATCCGATGATATTGATGTCCATATTGAAAACGATATGATTACGATTCGGGGCAAGAGAGAAAAGCAAGAAAAGATTGAGGAGAAAGATTATTTTTATCAAGAGTGTTATTGGGGCAGTTTTTCCCGAACCGTTGCTTTACCGACTAATGAAGTTGATATTGACAAAGCCCAAGCAGACATGGAAGACGGCGTTTTGAAAATCAGGATTCCTAAGATAGAGCGGAAAAAGTCAAAAAAGCTTAAAATTGCTTCAAAAGAGGAGTAG